AGGGTGTTCACTAAGATTTATTCGATATCCTGACGCCATGGCATAGGGGTGCCACGATGACAGCAATTTTTCACGTTTTTCCTGTCCTGCTCGTGATGAGCCTTCTGTTCTCTGGGAGGTAGTTCCCAAACCTGAACCGCACCCTTTTTAAACCCCTCCCCAGAGCGCCCACCGATGGTAAGGGTTCACGTCGAGACCTATGGCTGCACGAGGAACAGGGCCGATGCTGAGATAATGGAGGCCCTCCTGGTTAGGGCAGGCTATGAGCTGGTGGAAACCCCTGAAAATGCCGATTACGTCGTGGTGAACACATGCGCCGTAAAGGACCCCACAGAGAAGCACATGCGCGAGCGCATAGCGGAGCTCATCGGCTCTGGAAAAAGGGTCATCGTCACAGGCTGCCTTCCCCACGTCAGCCCGGAAGCCATAGACTCCCGCGTCTCCGGGATCCTCGGAGTGAAAAGCATTGATAGAATAGCCGAGGCGATAAGCGTAGCTGAGCGCGGCGGAAAGCTGGTGAGCGTTGAGGGCTGGCGCGAGAGGAGCATAGACAAGCTTGAACTCCCGCGGCTGTGGAAAAACGGTGTTGCCTTCGTCGTGCCCATAAGCGAGGGCTGCTTGAACGGGTGCACCTACTGTGCGACCCGCTTCGCCCGCGGAGTGCTTAAGAGCTACAGGCCTGAACTCGTTGTCAAGTGGGTGAAGGAAGCTCTGGCAAAGGGTTACAGGGAGATCCAGCTGTCGAGCGAGGACACCGGCTGCTACGGCTTCGACATCGGGACGAACTTGGCTGAACTCCTTGACGAGATAACGGCTATAGAGGGCGACTTCAGGATAAGGGTCGGCATGATGAACCCGAACCATGCGATAAAGATACTCGACGAGCTGGTTGATGCCTACCAGGATCCGAAAGTCTACAGGTTTCTCCACCTGCCGGTTCAGAGCGGCGACGATGAGGTTCTGAGGAGGATGGGAAGAACGTACACTGTGGACGAGTTTGAGGAGATAGTTCGAACATTTCGTAAGAAAGTTCGTGATTTGAACCTCAATACGGACATCATAGTGGGCTTTCCTGGGGAGAGTGATGAGGCCTTTCAGAACACCGTTGAGCTGATTAAGCGCGTCCGTCCGGACAAGATAAACGTCTCCCGCTACTCTCCGAGACCGGGAACGGTAGCTGCCAGATGGAAGCAACTTCCTGGCTGGAGGGTCAAGGAACGCTCCCGTTTACTTCACAGGCTCAGACTCCAGATAGCCCACGAAATAAACCGCTCCTACGTCGGCAGGACAGTCGAGGTTCTTGTCCACGGCGCCGGTGAGAAGGGGGGCGTTGAGGCCCGGACTTTCAATTACAAGGATATAATACTGGATTCCGGCGAGCCCGGTGAATTCCTCCGGGTTCGGGTCGAATGGGCCGGTTCGACGTACCTTAGAGGCACTCCCCTTCACTGAGGCACTCTTTTGTGAAGTATCCAAGGTGGATTGAGGGATTCTTAACGATTTTCTGGTTCTTTTGTAAAACCTACAACTTCAAAAGGTGAACCGTTATGGTTTGCTTTAGAAAACTATTTATACCCCCAGAGGGGCAGAAGTTATAAGGCTCTATTTAGGGGTGGGTCAAAATGAGGAGGAACAATAAGAAGAGGTTAATTCCGCTTGCTCTGGCCCTTGCGCTTTCCCTCATCAGCGCCGCGCTTGCTGTTCCTGCCATTACCCTGAACGTTCAGGAGCTTGGACAGGGGAGCACCGTTATAACGAGCAGTGTTACAAACGCGGATGTTTCGTGGACACTTGACTCTACTAACCCGGATTACGTTACCGGCGCCACGGTTACTGTTACCACTGATCCGGGGGCTGGAACAATATATCTGAAGCTCTACAGTGGGACGACTCTAGTGGCCGTTGCTCAGGCGACTTTGAATGGATCGGGTACTTATACGCTTACCTTTGCCTCGCCAGTGGCTTTGAGCAGTTTCGACACTGTCTACGTGGTCTACCAGGGTGGCTGAAGGAATAGGAGGCCCTGAATGAATGCCAAGCGCTTTGACTTCCTCTCCATTTTGACGTATTCTATTCTTGTCTTTGTGCTGGGAATCGTTGCTCTGCACTTTGTCCTCGGCTTTCAGTACGTTGTCATCCTAACCGACTCCATGAAACCCCATATAAACCCGAACGATATGGTGATTACAAGACCCGTCTCCCCGGGCGATGTGCATATCGGTGACGTGATTCTCTATCGTATTGAGATTGGAAATGCAACGTACAGGATAACCCATCGGGTGGTGGATATAAAAACTGACCCGGCGGGAAATATTTACTATGTAACCAAAGGGGATAACAGAGAGTACGCTGATCCGTGGAGGGTCTATCCCAGTCAGATTGTGGGAAAGGTCGTGCTCGTTGTTCCCAAGGCTGGGATCATCTGGTACTATACGCCTCTCATAATATTCGGTCTGTTGCTTATAGTGGTGGCCTCTCTCGCGTATGATATAGCTTGGTCGCTTCTGGAAGAACCTGTACGTCCTAAGTCCAGAAAGGCAGACCTGATCGCCCTCAGGAGAAAGAAAATAAAGGTGTATCACTACCGCCGCTAGACCCACTCATCCTCGGGGATTGCCTCTTTCTTGGCGGGAATGATGCAGAGGAACTCGAAGGTCTCGCTTAACGCTTTGTAGCCGTGGGTCTCGTTGGGTGGAACGTAGAGGAAGTCGCCAGCCTTGACGTGAACCTCCTTGCCGCCGCCGGTTATTATTCCCTCACCCTTCACGATGAATATCTCGTGCTCCCAGTCGTGGTGGTGGAGCGGTATTTCAGCGCCCTTCCTGAGGACGAAGTAGCGCATCGCGTAGTTTTTAGCCCCAAGCTTTGGAGAAACGAGCCACCTTATGGTTACCCCCTCAAAACCGGTGTCCTTCTCGGGGACGTCTTTGTAGTGTCCAACGAACATGGTATCACCCAGATAAATTTTAGACACGATTATTTAAACCTGCCGAGCTTAGGGGGCCGGAAAATATAGGGAAAAGTCCAAAAGGACTTTAAGCTCCAACTTTTAACTTCCTGTGGTGAAGGATATTATGAGGAAGGTTGCTTCTGCAGTCCTGCTGGTTCTGATCGTCCTGACGGCGGGATGCATAGGGTCAAACGGAGGGACAGCCTCAACATCCCCCACAAGCACGGGGATCACATCAGCTACGTCTCCAACAGCTTCTCCCACTGAATCCGGTGGCATTGACTTTGCAGCTTATGGAAAAGGCCAGGTCCTTTCTAACTGGTACAAAATTGGGAACACATCGAAGGTCTACGTCAGTAAAGGGTACGAGGACTTGGCCAAGCACTACTTCCCGAACGCCCAGATCCTGCCGGCGAGCCAGTACGAGGGTGGCATCGCTATACTCTCTCCGGAGGATGCCCGCCCGGTTCTCAGAGGAAAGCCGATACTGATAACGGTCAATGACTACTTCGGCTACATCGTCTACAAGCTCGGCCTTAAGTTCGTTGGCAAGGATAAGGGCATCTTTGCGGCGTTCAATAAGGATGGAAGGGAGTACATAGTCTTCACGGGCACAAGCAAGGCAGGTGCCGGAGCCGCTCTGGAGTACGCGATGGGAATCAAGAACGGAGGTCAGGTCTATCCCAACGACGTCGTGAGGAGCGGAGAGTTCGAGGGAATTCTCCTCAAGGTCATAGGGGACAACAACTGGAACGGGATACCCGACGAGGGGGAGCACTGGTACCTGAGCTCATTTAAGACGATGGAGCCTTTCATCTACTACTGGCGCATCGTTGACGGTGA
This window of the Thermococcus thermotolerans genome carries:
- a CDS encoding tRNA (N(6)-L-threonylcarbamoyladenosine(37)-C(2))-methylthiotransferase — its product is MVRVHVETYGCTRNRADAEIMEALLVRAGYELVETPENADYVVVNTCAVKDPTEKHMRERIAELIGSGKRVIVTGCLPHVSPEAIDSRVSGILGVKSIDRIAEAISVAERGGKLVSVEGWRERSIDKLELPRLWKNGVAFVVPISEGCLNGCTYCATRFARGVLKSYRPELVVKWVKEALAKGYREIQLSSEDTGCYGFDIGTNLAELLDEITAIEGDFRIRVGMMNPNHAIKILDELVDAYQDPKVYRFLHLPVQSGDDEVLRRMGRTYTVDEFEEIVRTFRKKVRDLNLNTDIIVGFPGESDEAFQNTVELIKRVRPDKINVSRYSPRPGTVAARWKQLPGWRVKERSRLLHRLRLQIAHEINRSYVGRTVEVLVHGAGEKGGVEARTFNYKDIILDSGEPGEFLRVRVEWAGSTYLRGTPLH
- a CDS encoding signal peptidase I, with amino-acid sequence MNAKRFDFLSILTYSILVFVLGIVALHFVLGFQYVVILTDSMKPHINPNDMVITRPVSPGDVHIGDVILYRIEIGNATYRITHRVVDIKTDPAGNIYYVTKGDNREYADPWRVYPSQIVGKVVLVVPKAGIIWYYTPLIIFGLLLIVVASLAYDIAWSLLEEPVRPKSRKADLIALRRKKIKVYHYRR
- a CDS encoding cupin domain-containing protein codes for the protein MFVGHYKDVPEKDTGFEGVTIRWLVSPKLGAKNYAMRYFVLRKGAEIPLHHHDWEHEIFIVKGEGIITGGGKEVHVKAGDFLYVPPNETHGYKALSETFEFLCIIPAKKEAIPEDEWV